A portion of the Salmo trutta chromosome 1, fSalTru1.1, whole genome shotgun sequence genome contains these proteins:
- the LOC115198075 gene encoding serine/threonine-protein kinase 17A, with product MMNKNGMVTKIHTRIRTDPFTSNYELLGRELGRGKFAVVKKCIEKATGKEHAAKFLRKRRKGEDCRMDILNEIAVLESAKANPYVVALHEVYETNSEIILILECAAGGEIFNQCVAENDEAFTEKDVIRLARQILTGVACLHRNNVVHLDLKPQNILLTSAIPLGDIRIVDFGLSRRMDSVTEVREILGTPEYVAPEILNYEPISIATDMWSIGVLTYVMLTGESPFLGDSKQETFLNISQVNVDYSQDAFEGVSSLAIDFIKALLLKNPRKRATAAECLNHPWLNGPADLYTQLHASSLPSLDEPETSQSESEPESPAPSPELESRGSYLMCPGQVDLKTGRNAFSFTSEPFPALPEIQQELIC from the exons GGGAAAGTTTGCTGTGGTGAAGAAGTGCATTGAAAAGGCGACGGGGAAGGAGCACGCTGCCAAGTTCTTGAGGAAGCGTCGGAAGGGTGAGGACTGCCGCATGGACATCCTCAACGAGATCGCTGTTCTGGAGTCAGCCAAGGCTAACCCTTATGTGGTGGCGCTGCATGAGGTCTACGAGACCAACTCTGAGATCATCCTCATCCTCGAGTG TGCTGCCGGTGGAGAGATCTTCAACCAGTGTGTTGCGGAGAACGACGAGGCCTTCACAGAGAAGGATGTGATCAGGTTGGCCAGACAGATCCTCACCGGCGTGGCCTGTCTGCACCGCAACAACGTGGTCCACTTGGACCTGAAG CCCCAGAACATCCTGCTGACCAGTGCCATCCCACTGGGTGATATCCGCATCGTGGACTTTGGCCTGTCCAGACGCATGGACAGTGTGACAGAAGTCCGAGAGATCCTGGGCACCCCGGAGTATGTGG CTCCAGAGATCCTGAACTATGAACCCATCAGCATAGCGACAGACATGTG gtCCATAGGGGTCCTGACCTATGTCATGCTGACGGGCGAGTCTCCGTTCCTGGGGGACAGCAAGCAGGAGACCTTCCTGAACATCTCCCAGGTCAACGTGGACTACTCCCAGGATGCCTTCGAGGGCGTCTCCTCCCTCGCCATTGACTTCATCAAGGCCCTGCTGCTCAAAAACCCCAG GAAGCGAGCCACTGCAGCGGAGTGCCTTAACCACCCCTGGCTGAATGGACCAGCTGACCTCTACACCCAGCTCCACGCCAGCTCTCTACCCTCATTGGACGAGCCTGAGACCAGCCAATCCGAGTCTGAGCCTGAGAGCCCGGCACCCTCCCCAGAGCTGGAGAGCAGGGGTTCGTACCTGATGTGCCCCGGTCAGGTAGACCTGAAGACAGGCCGCAATGCCTTTTCCTTCACTTCTGAGCCCTTCCCCGCACTGCCAGAGATCCAACAGGAGCTCATCTGCTGA